Below is a window of Cytophaga hutchinsonii ATCC 33406 DNA.
CACGCTTTATGTATTCTTTTATGCTTTGCTGCAATTACAGGATTTCTCTTTACTAATGGGAAGTATCGGCTTATTCATTATACTGGCTGTTACCATGTACCTGACCCGAAATATTGACTGGTACAAAGAAGACAATTCTTCAACAGAAAATTTTTCTGCAGCGCCTGAATCACTTGACTAAAAAAAACAGATAAGTCTTCAGAAAGCGGTCATTCTTGCTCATAGATTGACCGCTTTCTTGTTTTATACTTTTATTTGTCTGTATTAAAAATCATCTACTTATTTATTATATGTACATCAATAATTTTTAAAAATTGAACCGAATATTCACCGTATGAAGCATTTACAGGAAAATAGTTATTACTGCCCTGAAACGGAAACAATTTTGCAACTGAAATCGTTGATATGATAAACATATTTTCAGTCTTGTAAAATACGTTTCTACGTATTTTTTATGTTATATTGATTTACCTAAACCAGTGTATGCTATGTTAAATCAGGAAGTTTTAGAACATTTTTATCATTGCTTCAAGTACAAAGATGCTGAAGGTATGGTAAGCTGCTACCACGACAAGGTTGTATTTACGGATCCGGCTTTTGGAACATTAAAAGGTGAAGCAGCAAAAAATATGTGGCGCATGCTGCTGGAAAGAAGTACAACACTGGATATTGATTACAGCAATATATCTGCCGATGCAGAGCATGGCAAAGCACACTGGACAGCTACCTATATATTCTCTAAAACAAACAGAGAAGTTGTAAACCATGTTACTTCGAAATTTGAATTTAAAGATGGTAAGATCATACGGCACATCGATTCATTCAACCTGAAGATATGGGCCAATCAGGCTTTAGGTATTAAAAGTACGCTGCTGCATTTATTCGGACAGCTGAAACCTGTTGTGCAATCAAATGCCCGAAAGACCTTGATTGGTTATATAAAAAAAAGAAGATAGATTTTATAGAAGATGTATGACTGTCTATTTTTTAAGTGGATTAGGGGCCGACAAACGCATCTTTCAAAAATTACGTCTGTCGGAAAAACTTTCGATTGTATACATTGACTGGCTGCAGCCTTTAAAAGATGAATCAATTAAAGATTTGTACAGCGCCTGGCTCCTGTTATCAACCAGAACGAACCATTTACCATTGTAGGTTTGTCCTTTGGAGGGATTATTGCGACAGAGCTTTCTAAAATTGTTTCTCCGGTTCAAACCATTATCATTTCAAGCATTTCAACAGATAAACAATTACCCTGGCATTTGCGCATGGTAAAATATCTCAAACTCCATAAATTCATTCCAACGCGTTTTTTACAGGTAAAAAGCCGGTTGGTTTATTGGTTCATGGGTGCAAATACCATCCGCGAGAAAGCGGTGTTCAATCAGATCTTAAAAAACACGGATATTGTTTTTTTCAGGTGGGCAGTATCCGTTCTTCTAAAATGGAAGCAGGCAGCACCGATTAAAAATTTACAGCATATTCATGGTTCTTCTGATAATATTTTTCCGCTTTCCAATATTAGCTGCAGCCATGTAGTACCGTATGGCGGGCATTTAATGGTATATTCCAGATCCGAAGAACTTTCACTTCTATTAAATAAACTCCTGGATCGCTGATCTACCAGTCAATTTCTTTTTTGCCAACGGATTTAAGATACGCATTTGTTTTGCTGAAGTGTTTGTTCCCGAAAAAACCATTATATGCTGAAAACGGTGATGGATGAGCTGATTTCAACACCAGATGTTTTTCTCTATCAATGATTTCACCTTTTTTCTGTGCGTAAGCTCCCCATAAAATAAATACAACATGTTCTTTTTCATCAGAAACTTTTTTAATAACAGCATCGGTAAATGTTTCCCAGCCTTTTTTCTGATGCGAACCTGGAGTATTTGCTTCAACAGTTAATGTTGCGTTGAGTAATAATACACCCTGATTTGCCCAACGCTCCAGATTACCGGATACTGGCGCAGATTTCCCCAGATCAGATTCAATTTCCTTGAAAATGTTTTTTAAAGATGGCGGCTGTACAATGCCATCATTTACTGAAAAACACAGGCCATTTGCCTGTCCAGGACCATGATACGGATCCTGCCCAATAATCACAACCTCTACGGCATCAAACGGGCATGCATCAAATGCTTTGAAAATATTTTTTCCGGCAGGATAAATAACACGTGTTTTATATTGTTCTTTTACAAATTGTATCAGATTTTTAAAGTATGTTTTATTGAATTCATCCTGAATTCTATGCTTCCAGGAAGTTTCAATCTTAATATCTTCAGACATAATTCAGTTTTGATGTGGTTATTTATAAAACTATTCAGTAAATTTAACTGTTATCGAATTAACAACATATATAATTTCTCTTCAATCGATCAATGATTTCAAAAATTACCGAAGGTGTACGGGTTAGCATTGTAACAGACTATCAGCAGGAATACTCCAGTCCGTTACAGTCGCACTATGTATTTACCTATCGTATATTAATTGAAAACTACAGCGAACATACTGTACGCCTGTTACGCAGGCATTGGTTCATCTTTGACGCAAATGGTGTAATCCGTGAGGTAGAAGGCGAAGGCGTTGTTGGTGTACAGCCAACGCTTGAACCGGGTGCTTCTCATGAATATGTTTCCGGATGCAATTTAAAAACAGAGATGGGTAAAATGCGCGGTACTTACTTAATGGAACGCATTGTTGATGGAAATCAATTTACGGTTGTGATTCCCGAATTTATGCTCATAGCACCTTTTAAATTAAATTGAAAATTTTCTCTATCATATATCGTTTTTACGAATTTTTAAAGCATTATATCGTTGGCGGCAACGAGCATGGCTTACATTCCCCTTTTGTGTATGACTTATATACAAAAACCATTCAGGATCACGACTGGCCATTTTACGAATCGATCGAACAGCACTACTTTGAATTACTAAGTGACCACCACATTATTTTAAATAAGAACCCCGGCGCCGGTACAAGCATGAGTAAAGGCAAACGGCTGCAGATACAAAAATTAGCCAAACATTCTATAAAGCAGCTGCCGTGGCGCAAACTTATCTGCCGGCTTGTTGAAGAACGTAAACCAAAAGTTATTGTAGAACTAGGTACAAGCTTTGGCATTACAACGGCATACATTGCCTGCACCTGCCCAGATGCTACCGTTTACAGCTTTGAAGCAAATCCTACGCTTGTCGAATCAGCCAAAGAGTTTTTTTCTAAATCGGGTATTACCAATATTGAAATCATTGAAGGAAATATTGATGAAACACTCCCTGCTTTTTTAGAAACACATCCGAATATTGACGTTGCTTACATCGATGCCAATCACCGGTTCAGGCCGACTATAAAATATGTAGAGCGTATTATGGAATGCGTATCCTGGAAAGGCCTGATCATATTAGATGATATTTACTGGTCGTATGAAATGACCAAAGCATGGCGTGCGTTAAGTGAGAAAAAAGAAATCACTGTAAGTATTGACCTGTGGCAGATCGGTTTATTTTACTTCCACACCGGACAGGTGAAGGAAGATTTTAAGCTGCGGTTTTAAAAGCTTAAGGCGAAAAGCTAAAAGCAGAATGCTAAAAGCAAATAAAAAAGCTCAGTGAAAATTATTCATTGAGCTTTTTTATTTGCTTTTAGCGTTAGGCCTTAAGCCTTTGGCTTATAGAATAGCTTCCCGGATCCGTACCAATCTGGCCAACACCGCTTCCAGATTATCCAATGCAATCATATTAGCGCCATCAGACAATGCCTTTGCAGGATTTGGATGTGTTTCCATAAACAAACCATCTGCCCCAACAGCAATAGCCGCTTTGGCAATTGTTTCAATAAGTGCCGGCTTACCGCCAGTAACACCCGATGCTTGATTGGGCTGCTGAAGCGAATGCGTACAGTCCATTACAACGGGTACATCAAACGCTTTCATTTCAACAATATTTCTGTAATCCACTACCAGGTCACTGTAGCCAAAAGAGTTACCCCTATCCGTTAATATAACATTATTGTTGCCCGCAGCTTTTATTTTTTCTACCGCAAACTGCATGGATTGTCCGGATAAAAATTGGCCTTTTTTCACACTTACCACTTTCCCGGTTTGTGCTGCCGCAACCAGTAATTCTGTCTGGCGGCATAAGAAAGCCGGAATCTGTAATACATCTACATACGCGGCTGCCATAGCTGCTTCATGTGATTCATGAATATCCGTAATGGTTGGTATACTAAAACTCTTCCCTACTTCTTCCAGAATTTTTAATGCCTTTTCATCGCCGATACCCGTAAACGAATCAACTTTTGTGCGGTTCGCTTTACGATAAGACCCTTTAAATACCAACGGAATCTTATATTTATCCGTCATGGTGATTAGCTTCTCAGCAATTTCAAAACAAATATCTCTGCCTTCAACAACACATGGACCAGCGATTAAAAAAAAGTTGTTCGAATCTTTATGGTGAATGTTAGGTATCGTAATATTCATGATTATATGTTGAGTTGTGAAACTCTTTTTGATTGGGTTATAAATTCAAAGTTAAAGCTAGATTTTTGCAATTCATAATATACATGCGCATCTGCTTCTTCCTAAC
It encodes the following:
- a CDS encoding nuclear transport factor 2 family protein — translated: MLNQEVLEHFYHCFKYKDAEGMVSCYHDKVVFTDPAFGTLKGEAAKNMWRMLLERSTTLDIDYSNISADAEHGKAHWTATYIFSKTNREVVNHVTSKFEFKDGKIIRHIDSFNLKIWANQALGIKSTLLHLFGQLKPVVQSNARKTLIGYIKKRR
- the ung gene encoding uracil-DNA glycosylase, encoding MSEDIKIETSWKHRIQDEFNKTYFKNLIQFVKEQYKTRVIYPAGKNIFKAFDACPFDAVEVVIIGQDPYHGPGQANGLCFSVNDGIVQPPSLKNIFKEIESDLGKSAPVSGNLERWANQGVLLLNATLTVEANTPGSHQKKGWETFTDAVIKKVSDEKEHVVFILWGAYAQKKGEIIDREKHLVLKSAHPSPFSAYNGFFGNKHFSKTNAYLKSVGKKEIDW
- the apaG gene encoding Co2+/Mg2+ efflux protein ApaG, which codes for MISKITEGVRVSIVTDYQQEYSSPLQSHYVFTYRILIENYSEHTVRLLRRHWFIFDANGVIREVEGEGVVGVQPTLEPGASHEYVSGCNLKTEMGKMRGTYLMERIVDGNQFTVVIPEFMLIAPFKLN
- a CDS encoding O-methyltransferase, whose protein sequence is MKIFSIIYRFYEFLKHYIVGGNEHGLHSPFVYDLYTKTIQDHDWPFYESIEQHYFELLSDHHIILNKNPGAGTSMSKGKRLQIQKLAKHSIKQLPWRKLICRLVEERKPKVIVELGTSFGITTAYIACTCPDATVYSFEANPTLVESAKEFFSKSGITNIEIIEGNIDETLPAFLETHPNIDVAYIDANHRFRPTIKYVERIMECVSWKGLIILDDIYWSYEMTKAWRALSEKKEITVSIDLWQIGLFYFHTGQVKEDFKLRF
- the kdsA gene encoding 3-deoxy-8-phosphooctulonate synthase, translated to MNITIPNIHHKDSNNFFLIAGPCVVEGRDICFEIAEKLITMTDKYKIPLVFKGSYRKANRTKVDSFTGIGDEKALKILEEVGKSFSIPTITDIHESHEAAMAAAYVDVLQIPAFLCRQTELLVAAAQTGKVVSVKKGQFLSGQSMQFAVEKIKAAGNNNVILTDRGNSFGYSDLVVDYRNIVEMKAFDVPVVMDCTHSLQQPNQASGVTGGKPALIETIAKAAIAVGADGLFMETHPNPAKALSDGANMIALDNLEAVLARLVRIREAIL